From one Psilocybe cubensis strain MGC-MH-2018 chromosome 13, whole genome shotgun sequence genomic stretch:
- a CDS encoding Extracellular metalloproteinase 5, whose product MTKTSKKAFEIVFLQLLPLLFEVPWIRTYKKLIKPKLDAIFMNKSSPVPVFNALTRFTATYGREQVLDPPNIRKSFHPKVHYEVYGEGVEAPVSGRRRSVDSTAISFVQAKLGLHAHEVVYHSGYSSDIVDHAYVKQAHNNITFSNAVGNVALKKGKVVAFGSSFVPVDKIASSTPSISLASAITSAEKSLDGTHNGHPPYLEYFVQPDGSIALTHVIQIKNADKGTWYQAHIDAHSGKLVSASNFVSHLFMEALFITIQSITEGPGQLQLYTLADLDASPLGWHSTGGPLTNTTSGNNVIASSYVTKLPIHQTSAPTNFVYFYNTTVDPLNGTNPQAGAVNAFYVMNSVHDFAYMYGFDEKAFNFQVNNFGLGGVGGDPVLLTVQDTRNFNTAQFATPPEGQSPECSTYLFTGPGNAVRRDTDMDNSMLVHEATHGITNRLTGGGTADCLGSLYSSGLGEGWSDMMADWVSQSPDPVQDFTFSRYLFNDTHGGRKYPYSTDPAVNPLRFSSLTGVTDVHSIGEVWANMLHNVYAVLVNSFGFSNEARVNPDVNKGNVIFLHLFMDALSIQPCEPSFLQARDAFIQADHNRYNGTHACMIWKAFASRGLGTNAVQNPAAFLDGSNVPSECE is encoded by the exons ATGACTAAAACCAGCAAAAAAGCCTTCGAAATTGTCTTCCTTCAGCTCCTTCCTTTACTTTTTGAGGTACCTTGGATACGCACATATAAAAAGCTTATCAAACCGAAGCTTGATGCCATTTTCATGAACAAATCCTCACCTGTCCCGGTTTTTAATGCATTGACAAGATTTACAGCAACATATGGTCGGGAACAAGTTCTTGACCCACCTA ATATTAGGAAATCATTCCACCCAAAAGTCCATTATGAG GTGTATGGGGAGGGTGTCGAGGCTCCAGTATCCGGTAGAAGGAGGAGCGTCGATAGTACTGCCATCTCTTTTGTCCAGGCCAAATTGGGACTACATGCGCATGAGGTGGTATACCACAGTGGCTATTCCTCTGATATTGTCGACCATGCCTACGTCAAGCAGGCACAT AACAATATCACCTTCTCTAACGCTGTAGGAAATGTGGCATTGAAGAAGGGAAAGGTCGTGGCATTTGGGTCATCTTTTGTTCCAGTTG ACAAGATTGCGTCTTCGACTCCATCTATTTCGCTGGCCTCTGCCATTACAAGCGCCGAAAAAAGCTTGGACGGTACCCACAACGGTCACCCTCCATACCTTGAATATTTTGTCCAACCAGATGGATCAATTGCACTTACCCACGTTATCCAGATTAAAAACGCGGACAAGGGGACATGGTATCAAGCACATATCGATGCCCACTCTGGAAAATTAGTGTCTGCCTCAAACTTCGTGTCCCACTTATTT ATGGAAGCGCTTTTCATAACGATACAATCAATCACCGAGGGACCAGGTCAATTACAACTGTACACGTTAGCAGACTTGGACGCATCACCCCTTGGATGGCACTCCACGGGGGGCCCCTTGACCAATACCACCTC TGGCAACAATGTCATTGCTTCCAGCTACGTCACCAAACTTCCGATTCACCAAACCTCTGCTCCGACGAACTTCGTCTATTTTTACAACACAACTGTTGACCCTCTCAATGGCACCAATCCGCAGGCTGGAGCAGTTAACGCATTTTATGTCATGAACTCAGTCCACGACTTCGCTTACATGTATGGATTTGATGAGAAGGCGTTTAACTTTCAGGTGAACAATTTTGGATtgggtggtgttggtggcgACCCTGTTCTTTTAACAGTTCAAGATACGAGAAATTTCAATACCGCGCAATTCGCTACACCTCCCGA GGGACAATCACCTGAATGTAGTACTTACCTATTCACGGGCCCAGGAAATGCG GTTAGGCGTGATACGGACATGGACAACTCGATGCTTGTCCACGAAGCTACACACGGCATTACTAATCGTTTGACAGGTGGTGGAACAGCGGACTGCCTGGGCAGCCTGTATTCCTCGGGTTTGGGAGAAGGCTGGTCAGACATGATGGCGGA CTGGGTCTCCCAATCTCCAGACCCAGTACAGGACTTTACATTTTCCCGTTATCTGTTCAACGATACTCATGGAGGACGCAAGTACCCATATTCGACTGACCC AGCGGTCAATCCTCTTCGTTTTTCTAGCTTGACCGGAGTCACGGATGTTCACA GTATTGGCGAAGTATGGGCTAATATGCTACACAACGTCTACGCCGTGCTCGTAAACAGCTTCGGTTTTTCCAATGAAGCTAGGGTCAACCCTGACGTTAACAAAGGAAACGTCATCTTCTTACACTTGTTTATGGACGCGCTTTCGATCCAGCCTTGCGAGCCTTCGT TCCTTCAAGCTCGTGATGCTTTCATACAAGCTGACCACAACCGCTACAACGGCACACACGCCTGCATGATTTGGAAAGCGTTTGCCTCCCGTGGACTTGGAACGAACGCAGTACAAAATCCGGCCGCTTTCCTCGACGGTTCGAATGTCCCCTCGGAATGCGAGTGA
- a CDS encoding FAD-dependent monooxygenase OpS4: protein MTRILYKWGAKPFLDQLSGCREEIIGIMDYVEPEFIRDQAAEFRFLRTQALKNILQLFVNNEAITVVSGTVSSITIASDNMTTQVTVGDGRIFNADFVVCADGYDSALNDMGVTGSEREEYDTLGWPASHLAMTFALPTKTVRRDEALCNIFRSSKHWNVWAGPGYILHANISDESELVCVTITANYNREIFEGDQTWQLRPLEYWNIDLGLFEPRVKKLLELAGSVSSRIFVRKPMLDELVCTNSRVVLVGDAAHPILPGGNQHIGLDIEEAETLRCLFSRIEHRNQIPDFLVAYEDIRLPRTSHIVEYERGMHLMLQMPDGPQQEARDVTLKKVMAGDWDHMDEELFRAIFGEEFQQYSCDATEEVEDWWTKWGGSDLEECN, encoded by the exons ATGACCAGGATACTCTATAAATGGGGCGCAAAACCTTTCTTGGATCAGCTGTCGG GGTGTCGAGAGGAGATAATCGGAATTATGGACTATGTCGAACCTGAATTCATTCGCGATCAGGCCGCCGAGTTTCGTTTTCTTCGA ACTCAGGCATTGAAAAATATACTTCAACTATTTGTGAACAATGAGGCAATCACTGTAGTTTCCGGGACCGTTAGCAGCATAACAATAGCATCCGATAACATGACAACTCAAGTCACAGTCGGAGATGGGAGGATTTTCAACGCCGACTTTGTCGTTTGCGCAGATGGATACGACAGTGCTCTTAATGATATGGGTGTCACCGGTAGTGAAAGAGAAGAGTATGACACTCTTGGGTGGCCGGCTTCACATTTAGCAATGACGTTTGCATTACCCACTAAAACAGTGAGGCGGGATGAAGCGCTGTGCAATATATTTCGATCCTCCAAACAT TGGAACGTATGGGCGGGACCTGGATATATCTTGCATGCAAATATCTCT GATGAAAGCGAACTCGTGTGTGTCACGATAACTGCGAACTATAACAGAGAAATCTTCGAGGGTGACCAGACATGGCAACTCCGTCCACTTGAATACTGGAATATAGATCTTGGCTTGTTTGAGCCTCG AGTCAAGAAATTATTGGAACTCGCTGGATCCGTGTCTTCCAGAATCTTCGTTAGAAAACCCATGCTAGACGAGTTAGTCTGCACAAATTCGAGAGTCGTTCTTGTGGGAGATGCTGCGCATCCTATATTG CCTGGAGGAAATCAACACATTGGCCTGGATATTGAAGAGGCGGAGACTTTAAGATGTCTGTTTTCTCGCATTGAGCACCGCAACCAGATACCTGATTTCCTGGTGGCGTATGAGGATATACGCCTACCTCGTACATCACATATAGTCGAATATGAAAGAGGAATGCACCTGATGCTGCAGATGCCGGATGGGCCGCAACAAGAAGCTCGGGACGTGACGTTGAAAAAAGTGATGGCTGGCGACTGGGATCATATGGATGAGGAGCTTTTCAGAGCAATATTTGGAGAGGAATTCCAACAATATAGCTGTGATGCTACTGAAGAAGTCGAAGATTGGTGGACAAAATGGGGGGGCAGTGATCTCGAAGAGTGCAATTGA
- a CDS encoding FAD-dependent monooxygenase OpS4 produces MTRILYRWGLKAFMDQVSEKTGWSREGLIGTINYDDELLQDQISEFRFLRTQTLEDKLQELVDNEAIRVIFGTVINITTVPNMPAKVIVGEGSIINADFVICADGYDSAFKDFADCEIEEGGPSWPNAHLVLAFAIPISAVREDEALRSVFQSSTQWNIWVGNGFVVHANVSDGGEFVRATMTANYNRDIFLGDQTWKVRRLEYWGIDFDLFEPRVKKLLSLAESVSSRVFMGRPVLNELVCVNSKIVLVGDAAHPILPGGNQHIALAIEEAETLRCIFTRIQHRSQIPELLVAYEEIRLPRTSHIIKYERGMHLMMKIPNGPQQEERDAKLKQVMAGDWDHMDEELFRAIFGEEFQQYSHDATEEVEDWWTKWGPVISKRVLDREC; encoded by the exons ATGACCAGGATTCTCTATCGATGGGGTTTGAAAGCATTCATGGATCAAGTATCGGAAAAGACTGGAT GGAGTCGAGAGGGCTTGATTGGGACTATAAACTATGACGATGAACTCCTACAAGATCAAATCTCTGAATTTCGTTTTCTTCGA ACTCAGACACTGGAAGACAAACTGCAAGAATTAGTAGACAATGAGGCGATTAGGGTCATTTTCGGAACCGTCATCAACATTACAACTGTTCCTAATATGCCAGCCAAAGTCATAGTTGGAGAGGGCAGCATTATCAATGCTGATTTTGTCATCTGCGCAGATGGGTATGATAGCGCTTTCAAAGACTTTGCCGATTGTGAGATAGAGGAAGGCGGTCCCAGCTGGCCAAATGCACATCTAGTATTGGCTTTCGCAATCCCCATCAGCGCTGTGAGGGAGGATGAAGCGCTGAGGAGCGTGTTCCAATCTTCCACACAG TGGAACATATGGGTAGGAAACGGGTTTGTCGTGCATGCAAATGTATCT GACGGAGGTGAATTCGTGCGTGCCACGATGACCGCCAACTACAATCGAGATATCTTCTTGGGTGACCAAACGTGGAAAGTTCGACGTCTTGAATACTGGGGCATAGATTTCGATTTGTTCGAGCCTCG AGTCAAGAAGCTATTGAGTCTCGCTGAATCAGTTTCTTCTAGGGTCTTCATGGGAAGACCCGTGTTAAACGAGCTAGTCTGCGTAAATTCGAAAATTGTCCTTGTGGGAGATGCTGCACACCCAATTTTG CCTGGAGGTAATCAGCATATTGCCTTAGCTATTGAAGAAGCGGAGACTCTGAGGTGCATCTTCACTCGCATTCAGCACCGGAGCCAAATACCAGAATTACTGGTAGCATATGAAGAGATACGGCTTCCCCGCACTTCACATATAATCAAATACGAAAGAGGCATGCacttgatgatgaagatacCTAACGGTCCACAGCAAGAAGAGCGCGACGCGAAGCTGAAACAGGTGATGGCTGGAGACTGGGATCATATGGATGAGGAATTATTCAGAGCAATCTTTGGGGAGGAATTCCAACAATATAGCCATGATGCTACTGAGGAAGTCGAAGATTGGTGGACAAAATGGGGGCCGGTAATTTCGAAGAGGGTACTTGACCGGGAGTGCTGA
- a CDS encoding AB hydrolase superfamily protein (AB hydrolase superfamily protein C1039.03), with protein MATDTERVPKQPIHPSVIARLDPEYLEFHNKHLLYLTPPHTLPWDPSIRSGPAVPGSSEPLKVGKTEDFDLPHTKFRAFTPEGPPPVNGWPVFIFFHGGAKCVVITVDYRLAPEHPYPTAVEDAIDSLHWVINNGKEKLSVNLQQIAVGGSSSGGNLAAILALKAIEMQPPIPIIFQLLIVPVTDNTASVEDSWAENALTPWLSPGRMMWFRHNYLPNKEDWTKWDASPLFAPEHLIKQLPRTWIAVNELDILRDEGIQYGEKLKAAGAAVHIELYKGAPHPIMAMDGVLKIGKKLVSDAVDALKNAFDT; from the exons ATGGCCACGGACACAGAAAGAGTACCCAAACAGCCTATCCACCCATCAGTTATAGCGAGATTAGACCCCGAGTATCTCGAATTTCACAACAAGCACCTTCTCTATCTAACGCCGCCCCATACTCTGCCATGGGATCCTTCTATTCGGAGCGGACCAGCAGTTCCTGGGTCTTCCGAGCCTCTCAAGGTTGGCAAGACTGAAGATTTTGACTTGCCGCACACCAAGTTCAGGGCGTTTACGCCAGAAGGCCCGCCACCGGTTAATGGGTGGCCTGTGTTCATATTCTTTCATGGAG GTGCGAAGTGCGTAGTGATCACGGTTGATTACCGCCTTGCACCCGAGCATCCGTATCCTACAGCTGTGGAAGATGCAATCGACTCCCTACACTGGGTGATTAACAATGGGAAAGAGAAACTCTCTGTCAACCTCCAGCAAATTGCTGTTGGCGGCTCATCAAG CGGGGGAAATCTCGCCGCCATTCTGGCTCTCAAAGCCATTGAAATGCAGCCGCCGATTCCTATCATCTTCCAGTTGCTGATAGTTCCGGTGACCGACAACACAGCGTCCGTTGAAGATTCATGGGCAGAGAATGCACTCACTCCGTGGCTTTCCCCTGGGCGGATGATGTGGTTCCGCCACAATTACCTCCCGAACAAAGAGGATTGGACTAAATGGGACGCGTCGCCCCTTTTCGCACCCGAACACTTGATCAAACAGCTTCCTAGGACATGGATCGCCGTCAATGAGCTTGACATTTTACGCGATGAGGGCATCCAATACGGAGAAAAGCTGAAGGCGGCTGGAGCCGCGGTACACATTGAGCTGTATAAGGGCGCCCCACATCCGATCATGGCAATGGATG GCGTGCTTAAGATTGGGAAGAAGCTGGTTTCTGACGCGGTCGATGCTTTGAAGAATGCTTTTGATACATGA
- a CDS encoding FAD-dependent monooxygenase OpS4, with product MPSNDSERQNKATVCLTVVVVGGGLAGLIAAYALSCAGHDVTIVEQKDSKPQSFGVSQSPPNMTRILNRWGLKPLLDREAEKCASLVMRNGRNGDMIGAMHFDKDFLHDLVADFLFLRTEKLGDLFQQLAEDEGVNSVTATVTDIQTTPSNVTIALDNGQTLLSDFLVCADGYDSPFRRLVSGEEELHDRRTARAYLALTFILPMDLVSQDEELKSIMDPAHWLVWFGSGFIFHTSAPDGGKNLSGTMLSNYNREILPEEEAWTNRPLEYWGIDLDAFEPRAKRLLSLVQVVSSRVLVQRPCIDDLVCENSRIVLVGDAAHPILPGNNQHIGLAVEDAEALRCIFSRIHDRDQIAEFLSAYEDIRLPRITSVVNYDATMNMMLMLPDGPEQDQRNVLLSQSMSHGDWDHMDEAEFKAVWGQELDVYTHDATDQVDDWWTKWGNMMSKKPQHSSSASSTSIPVLHRVSFIQPHSNI from the exons ATGCCTTCAAACGATTCGGAGCGGCAGAATAAGGCGACGGTGTGTTTAACGGTGGTTGTTGTCGGCGGCGGACTAGCAG GTCTAATAGCAGCCTATGCGCTGAGCTGCGCCGGCCACGACGTCACTATAGTAGAGCAAAAGGACAGCAAACCTCAA AGCTTCGGCGTGAGTCA GTCGCCTCCGAACATGACGAGGATACTCAACCGATGGGGTTTGAAACCGTTGCTGGATcgagaagcagaaaaatgCGCATCATTGGTAATGCGGAATG GGCGCAACGGAGACATGATTGGAGCGATGCATTTTGACAAAGATTTCCTTCACGACCTCGTTGCTGACTTCCTTTTCCTACGG ACGGAGAAGCTAGGAGACTTATTTCAACAATTGGCAGAAGACGAAGGTGTCAATTCAGTCACGGCAACTGTCACAGATATTCAGACGACTCCTTCAAATGTTACGATAGCCCTCGACAATGGCCAGACACTTTTGAGTGATTTTCTGGTCTGTGCCGATGGATATGACAGCCCATTCCGGCGTCTTGTCTCGGGAGAGGAAGAACTACATGACCGAAGAACGGCGAGAGCGTACCTGGCGTTAACGTTTATTCTCCCCATGGATCTAGTCTCGCAGGACGAAGAATTGAAATCCATCATGGACCCAGCTCAT TGGCTAGTTTGGTTTGGCTCTGGGTTTATCTTCCATACATCAGCCCCT GACGGAGGCAAAAATCTGAGCGGAACTATGCTTTCAAATTACAATAGGGAAATACTACCTGAAGAGGAAGCTTGGACAAATCGACCCCTGGAATATTGGGGCATTGATCTGGATGCTTTTGAACCTAG AGCTAAACGTCTATTGAGTCTAGTTCAAGTCGTATCATCAAGAGTTCTTGTCCAAAGACCGTGTATAGACGATCTCGTATGTGAAAATTCGAGAATAGTGCTCGTGGGCGATGCTGCACATCCAATCCTA CCCGGTAATAACCAACATATAGGGCTAGCTGTCGAAGACGCGGAAGCTCTACGGTGTATATTCTCTCGAATTCACGACCGAGATCAGATAGCCGAATTCCTTTCTGCGTATGAAGACATCCGGCTACCTCGTATTACAAGCGTCGTGAACTATGATGCTACTATGAAcatgatgttgatgctgCCCGATGGTCCGGAACAGGACCAACGTAACGTACTATTGAGCCAGAGCATGTCGCACGGCGATTGGGATCATATGGACGAGGCCGAATTTAAGGCGGTATGGGGCCAGGAGTTGGACGTATACACACACGACGCGACCGACCAAGTTGACGATTGGTGGACGAAATGGGGAAACATGATGTCGAAGAAACCGCAGCATTCAAGCTCTGCAAGCTCAACATCAATCCCAGTTCTTCACCGGGTATCGTTTATTCAACCTCATTCAAATATATAA
- a CDS encoding acetyl-CoA synthetase, which produces MAEQTIPIHPVAPRLKSGPKKPHVGPHKDDYHKAHKETVGHESDNWWARQAHAMLHWDRPFKNVRAGGFATGDIVWFPEGGLNASYNCVDRWAFKHPDKTAIIYEADEPGEGREISYAELLREVSSVANVLKSFGVKKGDTVSVYLPMTWQTVAAFLACARIGAVHSVVFAGFSAESLRDRVQDCKSRVLITSDEGRRGGKTIANKAIVDAALKECPLVEHVLVLQRTGNKVAWTEGRDKWWHEEILKVPNYCPPEVMSSEDPLFILYTSGSTGKPKGVVHTTGGYLLCAALTVKYVFDVHPDDKFACMADVGWITGHTYIVYGPLANGVTTTVFESTPVYPTPSRYWQTVEKHQLTQFYSAPTAIRLLRRLGEHHVEGHDLSSLRVLGSVGEPINPEAWNWYNEHVGKMQCAIVDTFWQTETGSIVVTPFPGAIETKPGSATVPFFGIETAILDPVTGVELEGNNVEGVLVLKHPWPSIARTIYQDHKRYLETYMQPYPGYFYTGDGAARDEHGYIWIKGRVDDVINVSGHRLSTAEIESALILHKGVAETAVIGTADELTGQAVYAFVTLKPEFAFDPADETSLVKELVLQVRKVIGPFAAPKKIYIVSDLPKTRSGKIMRRIMRKIVAGEGDQLGDLSTLAEPDVVEVIKKKVADSA; this is translated from the exons ATGGCTGAACAGACCATACCAATTCACCCTGTTGCACCACGTCTCAAGTCAGGTCCCAAGAAGCCCCATGTCGGTCCTCACAAGGACGATTACCACAAGGCGCACAAGGAGACTGTAGGACATGAGTCCGATAATTGGTGGGCAAGG CAAGCCCACGCTATGCTCCACTGGGATCGCCCTTTCAAGAACGTCCGGGCGGGCGGTTTTGCCACTGGCGACATCGTTTGGTTCCCAGAAGGTGGACTTAACGCCTCATACAACTGTGTCGACCGCTGGGCGTTCAAGCACCCCGATAAG ACCGCCATCATTTACGAGGCAGACGAGCCCGGCGAGGGGCGGGAGATCTCTTACGCTGAGCTCCTCCGCGAGGTGTCGAGCGTCGCCAATGTTCTCAAATCGTTCGGTGTCAAGAAGGGCGATACTGTGTCTGTGTACCTGCCAATGACCTGGCAAACCGTCGCTGCTTTCCTTGCTTGCGCGAGGATTGGCGCCGTGCACTCGGTTGTCTTTGCTGGATTCTCGGCCGAATCGCTCCGCGATCGTGTCCAGGACTGCAAGAGCCGCGTCCTGATCACGTCGGATGAGGGTAGGCGCGGTGGAAAAACTATCGCGAACAAGGCTATCGTCGATGCCGCGCTTAAGGAGTGCCCTCTTGTCGAACATGTTCTCGTCCTCCAACGAACGGGTAACAAGGTCGCCTGGACGGAAGGCAGGGACAAGTGGTGGCACGAGGAGATCCTCAAGGTTCCCAACTACTGCCCACCCGAGGTCATGTCGTCGGAGGATCCTCTATTCATTCTCTAT ACTTCTGGATCAACCGGCAAACCCAAGGGTGTTGTTCATACCACGGGTGGATACCTTCTTTGTGCAGCTCTGACGGTAAAATATGTGTTCGATGTGCACCCCGACGACAAGTTCGCATGTATGGCAGATGTAGGCTGGATCACAGGCCATAC GTATATCGTCTATGGTCCTCTTGCGAACGGAGTGACTACAACCGTGTTTGAATCGACCCCTGTATACCCCACGCCATCGAGATACTGGCAGACCGTGGAGAAGCACCAACTGACTCAGTTCTATTCTGCGCCTACCgccatccgcctcctccgccgccttGGAGAGCACCATGTCGAAGGCCACGATCTGAGCAGTCTGCGCGTTCTAGGCAGCGTTGGCGAGCCGATCAATCCGGAGGCTTGGAATTGGTACAATGAACATGTGGGGAAGATGCAGTGTGCGATTGTAGATACCTTCTG GCAAACGGAGACCGGGTCCATTGTTGTTACCCCATTCCCTGGTGCTATTGAGACTAAGCCTGGATCTGCTACGGTTCCATTCTTCGGTATCGAGACTGCTATCCTTGACCCCGTAACTGGTGTG GAATTGGAGGGCAATAACGTGGAGGGAGTTTTGGTATTGAAGCACCCATGGCCATCAATTGCGCGAACAATCTATCAAGATCATAAACGCTACCTCGAGACATACATGCAG CCATACCCCGGGTACTTTTACACTGGAGATGGTGCTGCGAGAGATGAGCATGGTTATATCTGGATCAAGGGCCGTGTTGACG ATGTTATCAATGTATCCGGACATCGGCTGTCGACTGCTGAGATTGAGTCGGCGCTTATTCTCCACAAGGGTGTTGCTGAGACTGCCG TTATCGGAACTGCCGATGAACTGACCGGACAGGCTGTCTATGCTTTCGTCACCTTGAAGCC TGAATTCGCCTTCGATCCCGCTGACGAAACAAGCCTCGTCAAGGAACTCGTCCTCCAGGTCCGCAAAGTCATCGGCCCCTTCGCCGCCCCCAAGAAGATCTATATCGTCTCTGACCTTCCGAAGACACGTTCAGGAAAG ATCATGAGACGCATTATGCGCAAGATCGTTGCGGGAGAGGGTGATCAGCTTGGCGACCTTAGCACTCTGGCTGAGCCGGACGTTGTTGAGGTCATCAAGAAGAAGGTCGCTGATAGCGCCTGA